The region AATTAGTAGGAAAGAAAACCACACAGCCAACAGCACTAGAATCCTTTTCCACTTAAGGTTGAGACACAGATTTTGCTGGAAAAGGGTTTCAGGTGAGGTGAGAAAAAGGTTACTTCCTCTAAGATAGACAAACTAAACAAAActgtaaaaaattaacatactaAAGTTGACTTCTCTTCTTTGGGGATCAATGGCTCATGTAATTTTGTGTCAATTAGAACTGCAAATTTCAGGAAACAGTCATTAGAAACTTATGCACAACATTTTCAATGAAAGAAATTTTCTTGTAGCATGGTACTTTTGTACTATTTGTTTATATATTGATATGCAAAAAGATAATTTTGCAAATGTATAAATGCCTCTCTTACATTCTCCATGGGAATTAACCAAAGTTGCTTGTTGCATGGCCATTTCATTCTGCAAAATAGCAAACAAACAGTAAAGAGAAAAAGCCAATgttaattttcagttttcataGAAACACATGGTTGATTGCTCTTGCGAATATTCATGAACTCAAGTCACAAAAATTTGACCTTGAGCAGAGTCTCTGCCCTCCACATCATGATTCCCTTGGAGAAGGACCTTGAGGAAGTCCCTGTAGAAAAAGTAAACCCAATTTATTAGTGTTATGTGGCTTCAGAATTGATTCACTAAAAAAACACCATCTTCATTTGtaagtaatttatttttaatgatgATACAAACCTATGAAGAGAATGATGATGAGGACAGTGATAAGCCAGAAGGGGAAGACAACACTGAGAGTGACACCAACAGTGATACCAAGCATGAGCATAGGCTGAAATAGAAGTGCTAGATCATAGTCTAATATGGGAACTTCTTTTGTTGGATGAGGCACTCTCAGATTATACCAAACTGATGATGCTGATGCCCCCATTATCATACCTGAAGCAAACCACCAAACTCTTAAAGAAATGTCTTTTTCAAGAGGCTGATTTCATGGCTCAAATCTATGACCGCAAAGTCACATGGCAGCAACCTTACCACTGcgccagtggcggatccagaaTTTTTATGAAGCCTGGGCAAGTTTAGGCTTAAGCGTAACTGTCCTCACCTGACGTATGACccaaggttttaaattgcggttgcggGCACTGCGGCGTAAATATTGGGAGAGCCATAAACATAAAGAAAATGGTTTAGAGTATGGTTTGCCACAAATTCCCTTCTATCATTATATCTATAATATTCACATCCCACACATCCTTCTGATAAAAATTTCCACCTCTCCCAACCTAAAATTCTAATTGATTGATTGAACCTGGTAATAGCTGATCAAGATTATTTTTCTACTTTGCTAGTTGTTCACTAGATCATAAACATAGTTGATTCCACGTATTTTAATCTTTCTTTTTATATATGTCTTTTAATCCCATCACACCATTTATTatatttctcatttctcttaattttttattcttatctTTCTTATATAATTGTGAGTAAAACGAGTGTTTAACGTCATTTTCCTTGTAAATAAGCAACCTCAAGATAAACATATAGCTCTAAACTTAGCATAAAAGATTTCTGATCTACCAAAAAAACCCACCCATAtgtaaaaggaaaaataaaaaaagtataattttCCATAAATATGGATGATTTTCTTATTTTTGGTGGAAGGAGTGGTTTTGTTCATTCATTAAGAGaagcaaacaaacaaacaaaacaataaGCATGTGCCAAGCCAACACACACGTCCACACAGTAGGGCCAAAGATCCAACAATAAGTCAGGTCCGTGGACACACAGCAGggcctttattttgttttctttaaaaaattgcAAAACCCTAAATGTCAATcttattctttctctttctccatCTGTTTCCAGCCGTTTCCTTCTTCTTCCAGGCACAACTGTTTCATCTCTTCTGCAGATTTCTAACAATTTCTAAATAATCCCCCACACCACATTTAATCTCCCCATGACCCTTCTTGCTGGCGCCTTCTCTCCTCTAATTTCACCTTAACCTTTCAATTTTGcccattttctcttcttctttttttcccaAAAACTGACCTGTTCCaaagaaaaaattgtttttttttttcggaGCTTGGGCAAAGGCCCTAGCTAGCCGGGCGGTAAATCCTCTGCGCTGAGGCTTGGCGTCACAAATTTCAATAAGTAAATGTGGGAAACTCTAATAAAGAAATACAGAAAGCTAGTTTGaaaaaattgagagaaaaagTGTTACATTTTGAAAGAGCAGCCGCAGACTTTGTATCAAATCCAAGAACCAGATTAAGCATGGGAACGAAAATGCCTCCCCCTCCAACCCCGCCAACTGTTCCGCACGCTGATCCGAGAAAACCAATCACTGATGCCAACACAAGTTTCCAACTTGGCTTCAATTCCTGCACACACCGGGTGACGGAACCAGAAAAAATCAGTAAACATTGCGTCTACTAAGAATTGAACTTTTGACCTTACCAACACCCATTCGGTAGACAAATTATTTTAAACAAATGGAACAAAATTACAATGAGTCAATGACTAAATGAATGAAATAGTAAAAATTGTGAGGCAAACACAacatttgaaattttgaatactaatttattaagaaaattttgcaaaatTATATAGAGGGTGAGAAAGAAGAACGTACGGGCCAAACTTTCTCAGTTCCAGAAGATAACATGACCAGAGATTGTCCTTTGTAATCATTATGGCTGTGATTTGTGAGGAACAAAGCAGCCAAAACAGCGAAGGCAAAACCAGACACTAGATAAACAATGAAGCCTCTAGTGCACATTGACATGTTGAGGAATAAAAATAAAGCAATGACAAACAACGTTACGTTTATGTTTATGTTATGTGTCTCTAGTGTTTCCTTGTGTGTAACAACACAACGACAATTATGCAAACAAATACAAAAAAATGGCACAAATATAGTGCTATAAACGCAGGTGAAGTGGAGAAGACAGTAGTATCACATGTGTAACTGCTATATCTCTGACACACGTGGTAGCATGTCACTGGAGGGTAGTTCCAGAATATCACTGCTCTGTCTTATTTCTATTTTGTTTCCTATTTCATGGAAGATTTACTTCCTGTCAAGAATATTCTCCGAGGAATCTCCTCAAATCATCTCCAAAGTCCTCACAAACAGATATGGTAAGTCCATGAGTGAATGGGCGCACTGGTTGGTTTGCCTCATATTTAGGTTGAAtagaattcaaatttcaaaacccaagatACATACTTGGGCTGATTTATTGGAAATTAAGACCCCCAAACTCACTCAAAATGATgcaagaagagagagaaatgatATATCAAAAGTCAAAAGACTCAACGCAATTTGAATGCTatgttatctttattttttttagatcaatttctatgcaccgacggtataaataagttttacaccatcgttcaatcacatccctccattttgttagctcacaattaattttgaattaaataatatttaaaatagaaaattgaaggttgtgattgaatgatggtgtaaaaaaatttataccGTCGgtacatagaaattaatctccttatttttcttttacatacatttttatttatattagtaataaaaggaaaaggttcattttttcaataatttataTAATGATTAAATTTATTGGGAGAGGCATAGTCACTTAACGTGATTTTAAAAAAGCTTAAATAACAAACcgtgtttcaaaaaaatatatatgtacaTCAAACCGTTGATTTCAAGTTGACCAGCGAGTAAAGCTTGTGATTCCTCAACCAACCCCATAAGGGTTCCTAAAGGACCGCCATTGAAGACAATTATCAACCTGACAAACAACAATCTCCAGTACAGTGGCCTCCCCCAGCCATTGAAGAAGGCAATGGAGAGAATCTACAAAAAGCACCAGATCAACAAGCCAAGCCTTGAATGAACAACTAGTAACCGTGCAAATGCTCGTTAGTACTC is a window of Lotus japonicus ecotype B-129 chromosome 5, LjGifu_v1.2 DNA encoding:
- the LOC130720497 gene encoding sulfite exporter TauE/SafE family protein 4-like, whose protein sequence is MSMCTRGFIVYLVSGFAFAVLAALFLTNHSHNDYKGQSLVMLSSGTEKVWPELKPSWKLVLASVIGFLGSACGTVGGVGGGGIFVPMLNLVLGFDTKSAAALSKCMIMGASASSVWYNLRVPHPTKEVPILDYDLALLFQPMLMLGITVGVTLSVVFPFWLITVLIIILFIGTSSRSFSKGIMMWRAETLLKNEMAMQQATLVNSHGEFLIDTKLHEPLIPKEEKSTLQNLCLNLKWKRILVLLAVWFSFLLIQVIKNEVEVCSAWYWVLFGLQFPISLLVFGYEAVKLYKDHKKRMSTGSLEYICEASIDWTALHIAFCALCGIVGGVVGGLLGSGGGFILGPLLLEIGVIPQVASATATFVMMFSSSLSVVEFYILKRFPIPYALYLTTVSVLAGFWGQFFVRRLITFLGRASIIIFILSGVIFASALTMGVIGIDKSIHMINNHEFMGFLGFCNSQ